In Anolis sagrei isolate rAnoSag1 chromosome 5, rAnoSag1.mat, whole genome shotgun sequence, the DNA window aacccgttgtgaggtttgttggaaactaggcaagtggtttgttggaaactaggcttctcttttatctcacctgagtttttaattagttcttaattagttcttttaatcattacatgtagcccgcccattgtcattatgtttgtgcttattgtaattttatattgttatgtattcacatgttttatgtaattacgatgttgttgtttattgtttgcgttttcggtttttctttattgtaattgttgtttgggttggcctcatgtaaggcgctctgagtccccattggggagatggtggcggggtataaataataataataataataataataataataataattattattattattattatatatctgtggaatgcccagggtgggagaacaaacttgtctgtctgaggcaagtgtggccttgcagcttctccTCACTAAAGATTTTGCGGTTAATCtcatatgtttatgtattttcaGATTACCTTTCAGAACTTTGGTAAGGAAGTACAATTGTGATTTATGCTACACACCAATGATTATTGCCGCTGATTTTGTCCGATCCGAGAAAGCTAGACACAGTGAATTTACAACAAACCAAGGTACTGTTTTTTCATTTAGCATAAAATACTAAGTACTTCCTTTTTAGATATTCTTTTACTTACTAAGTTCAAAGGTTCTATAATACTTATGAAGTCACATGCTACAGTCTCATAGGCCTGGGAGCAAGTCCCATCAGATTCATAAGGTTGTATTGAGGAAATATAGATCAGCTATCTGCTGCATTAGCAGCACTATGTTTGTCCCACCTCCGTCTCTTTCAGCTCCACACGTATTTATAATTTGGAGGCCACCCTTCCTGCCTCCAACACACTTATTTGCAATGTTGATGTAACTGGCATGTAGTTGCAGCAACATCAGCCATGACACCCTTAGGCTTGGCCAGTTATATATATAAAAGGCGTGTAATGGTATAGCCTCAAATTGCTTTGTCTTTTGATGCAAGTGTAGCCTGGTAGGTATTTCTTACTCAAATGTTTCATGAACTTACTCTGTGACCTTTAAAGAAGCACCtttttgcagtaatccaaccacAATACATAAGTTGTAAGACTCATAAGCAGGACTGGTGGTATCAAggaaatgaaaggcactgcagactaattcaaccagagaagtcagccgtagcagagcacttgatgaaccaacctggacacagcatattatttgagaacacagaaatgcgggaccactctcacaaccaccatgtcagactacacagagaaaccactgaagtCCATGAGCATAtggacaatatcaacagaaaggagaaaaacacgaaaatgaacaaaatctggctatcagtatttgaaaacactctaaaatcaggacagtaaataaagaacaacactcagaaaacaggaattctaaacaagaaacaatcggggccagctaacaccttccaataaagattcccccaggcaggaagcaaccaggctttgtaactgcaagactattcagtgctaatcaaggtggccaattgcaacattcacacctacctcaagcaaacaagagttttttctcccaccctgttcattccacagatacataaacttcgcttgcctagtttccaacagatctcacaacctctgagaatgcctgccatagatgtgggcaaaacgtcaggagagaatgcttctggaacatgactacagcctggaaaactcacagcaacccagaatttatggattttgatatgacctgtggataaaaaAGAGACGAAATGTTCATTGAATCATAGTTAGAAGACACCACAGCTCGACCGCCATACAgaaagaaatacacaatcaaagcacccctgacagatgagcATCCAGGCTATGCTTAAAAACCTCTACTTCATAACatcctcttttttaaaacatACCTCAAGTTGCcactcatagggcatggtttccaggccTTGACCATTTGGTCACTATCTTCTAGACACATTcaggcttgtcaatatccttcttgaattatgttgcccagaactggacacagtattccagagaagatctgaccaaagcagaatagagtgaaaCTAGCACTAGCACTTTCTTTGAGCTAGACTTACTTCCATCAACTTTCTCATGTTATGTTAGGATCCATGTTAAGTGTGTATAGATGTATAGTATTCATATTGTTCCACTAATGGAAAAACTGTTTTGACAGGTGATCGCCCTCTGATTGTTCAGTTTGCTGCTAAAGAAGCACAAGTTCTCGCAGATGCTGCTTGTATTGTCAGTCCTTTTGCAGATGGCATCGACCTGAACTGTGGCTGTCCACAGAGGTAATGTTGGAAGGAGATTGAGCAACATATCGAATCATTATTtcagtgtatatatatttatttttcagtaGTTATGTGCTGACTTACTCCAGCCTCTAATAACATTGTTGTGAACTGTCATCCAGATCATTTGACCCCAAACTGCTTCCTCTGTCTCAttcatattatagaatcatagaatcaaagagttggaagagacctcatgggccatccagtccaaccccctgccaagaagcaggaatattgcattcaaatcacccctgacagatggccatccagcctctgtttaaaagcttccaaagaaggagcctccaccacactctggggcagtgagttccactgctgaacggctctcacagtcaggaagttcttcctcatgttcagacggaatctcctttcttgtagtttgaagccattgttccatgtctccaaggaagcagaaaacaagcttgcttcctcctccctgtggcctcctctcacatatttatacatggctatcatatcccctctcagccttctcttcttcaggctaaacatgcccagctccttaagccgctcctcatagggcttgttctccagaccctttatcattttagtcgctctcctctggacacattccagcttgtcaatatctctcttgaattgtggtgcccagaattggacacaatattccaggtggacAAAGTCTGCAATTGAGACAATTTATTTGTAATTTGTTCACTGAGAGCACTTTTGTTTCAGTACCTGAGGGAAGCCAGTAATTGGTAATAGGGATTGATTTTATTAGTTAGTTGAATATGTGGACAACCTAGTCAAATATATAGCCAAACACAACATGTGTGTTTAAGAAATAGCTAGTGATCGCAGCATACATAGTACAAACACATAGTAGATTAAAAATCCCAGTTGGTttctttcaaataataaataaattgttggaaAATTCATGTGGATTTTCTGAAAATCTTACATTTATCAGCATGTATTATGCCTCCTCACAAAACTTACACATGCTGATACAAAAAATGGACAATACATTCCGAAACACAGAACTAATTTTGCTTTTTCTACTTCAAGGTGGGCTATGGCAGAAGGTTATGGTGCTTGCTTAATAAATAAACCAGAACTTGTCCAAGACATGGTGAAATTAGTAAAAAATCAAGTGGAAAATCCCTTGTTTTCAGTGTCCATTAAGATAAGGTAATTTTTGATGCTATCTACATGGCATATAATATGTACATATGTTCTGTctctatatatattcacacacacacacacacacacacacatatatatctccagttgtgtgtgtctgtatgtatgtatgtatgctcagctctctgtgtgtgtgtgttataaaaATAAAAGCATAGGAAAGTGTTAACACCCCCATGTGGAGttcgttttgctgtctgtgtccgttcagaatatttcacctcactttctgtccctgtaataattggattttgaaaaaaaatgacttattgtggaaacaaggattggtgagaaagcttccccatgataactcttccaagagtgaatttcccttcccaggggttgatttctctcacttcctgttatcttgCGCTGGCTGATTATCCTCTTATCCaagattatcatagaatcatagagttggaagagacctcatgggctatccagtccaaccccctgccatgaagcaggaatattgcattcaaagcacccctgacagatggccatccagcctctgtttaagagcttccattcttaactgtgagtcatttgtattTAAATTGACCAACCTAATGTACGACTGTTTTGTATTTAAATTGACCAACCTAATGTTGTGACTTCCTgttgtcttgtttgtaactttgggaactgcccatatgtgtgtgtgtgtgtgtgtgtgtatgtatgtatgtatatgtgtgtgtgtatagacacacagacataacataaatgatatatatatataactgttAGTAACTATTTTAAGCCTGCTTTCTCCACCCCTTCATTGAGATATATTGAAAAATCCAATAATTATGGATTATTCTGGGAAAAATTGTGGAATAAAATTGTATAGGTTTCACCACCAATTCTGGAATATTTGCTTTGGTTCTTGTGTGAGCAGTGTTGCGTCTGTTTCTGAAGCTATGCTGGGATAGCAACCATACTTACAGCTAATAATATTTCGCTAATATTGAAGCCTATATCCTGTCCGAATGCATCATcctttatgaacctgctaggactttaatatagtccagggaggtcctgctctcaatcccacctgcgtcacaaacacgtttggtgaggacgagagacagggccttctcagtggtggcctctcggctatggaactcctttcctagggacattagatcggccccttccctcttaacatttcggaaaatcatcaagacttggttgtttgaacaagcctttgaaaatgcaaggtaaatgacataggaattggaacaactGGATGACGAGATTGGACAACTTTTTTATTAGGAGACGTGAttaatgtatgtttttaatactattgttatggttttatattacgtgttcatgtttttaaatgttttatggtgttttgggcatcgaatcgttgcctctgtaaaccaacctgagtcgcctgagggctgagaagggtggtatacaaatacagtaaataaataaataaataaataaaatatgagggatgacattttactatgccatttatATAAATGGACTTCAGTATCCAGGATTTTGTTGTCCAGGATTTTgttgtcctggaaccaaaccctagtggACACTGAAGGGCCATTGTAATACATGTTTAATTCTAATGTTGATTCTGTACTACATTTTCAAGCATCCCATATAGTACCTGCTAAATAATGTTATTTCTATTGCTTGAAAAATTAGGATTCACGATGATCTAAAAAGAACCATAGATCTATGCCAAAAAGCTGAAGCAGCTGGAGTATCCTGGATTACTGTCCATGGGAGAAATGTGGAAGAAAGACATCAGCCAGTACACTGTGATGCCATTAAAATAATTAAGGAAAGTCTTTCTATACCAGTGGTAGCTAATGGTGATATGAAATCTTTAAAAGATGTGGAGGACGTCCATCAGATAACAGGAACAGATGGTAAGACTGAGCCTTAGATTCTTCTACCCCCATCCATGAAAGTATTTTCCCATAAATGAAAAATATCTCCAATGGTTAAGCTTGAGTTGTTTACAAGAAATGACCTTGCTTAGTTTTCATCTTacttttctgtctttcctttctccGAGTTTCCACTCACTATCTGATAAAGTAGGTTGCTGCTTGTTAAAGTTTATTCCATTCTACAATTAAAGGCTTCTTAAAACATTAGACTAAAGGTGCCACCAAATACTTCCctttatatataaaatactgGCTGCATTCTCCTGCATGTCTGTACagaactacacacacacatacacacacatatatagactaGAAttgacataaacattaaaatcagttatataGTTACAGCATTGTTGTAATATATCTAGAGTATTGACTTTTATCTATAGATACAGATTAAAAATTTAATTACAATATATGAACAGTAGCATTATTCACTAAGGTCATTCACCAGTTATCTCCTTAATTTTATAGAAGTATCTTGATCTTATTTCACAACgggagttggactggacagcCTTAAGGCatcatttctgttggtcatgggagttctctgtgggaagtttgtcccaattccatcaattcagaatgctctttgattgtagatgaactataaatcccagcaactacaactcccaaatgtcaaggtctatttcccccaaactccatctgtgttcatatttgggcatatggaatattcgtgccaaggttggtccagatccataattgtttgagtccacagtgctctctggatgtaggtaaactatgactcccaaactcaaggtcaatgcccaccaaacccttctaatgttttctgttggtcatgggagtcctgtatgccacatttggttcaattccataattggtgaaattcagaatgctctttgattgtaggtgaactataaatcccaacaaccacaactcccaaatgacaaaatccattttttagtgaagaacataaattgagttgttaggtgtacactgtccaaatttggtgtcaattcgtccagtggtttttgagttatgttaatcccacatatgaacattacatttttatttatatagattattaagcAGTATATTCATTAACCGCAATTCCAAGTAAACTTGGATAAAATAAGACCGTTAGAGACGtgtcttatctatataaataaaaatgtaatgttcatttgtgggattaacagaactaaaaaatcactgggggaattgacaccaaatttggacatgatacacctaacaacacaatatatgtccttcacttaaaaaaaatgattttgtcatttgggagttgtagttgctgggatttatagttcacctacaatcaaagagcatactgaacttcaccaatggtggaattgaaccaatcttgggtcACAggactcgcatgaccaacagaagcgtttggtgggcattgaccttgagtttgggagttgtagttcacctacatccagagagcactttgaactcaaacaatgatggatctggaccaaacttgggacaaatactccatatgcccaaatataaacacagatggagtttgggggaaacagaccttgacgtttgggagttgtagtttccgggatttatagttcacctacaatcaaagagcattctgatccccaccaatgacagaattgggccaaacttcccacacagaacccccatgaccaccagagtgggccacagcaacgcgtagcaggggacggctagtatagaaTAAATATCTCAAAATGTGTGAGATGGATGAAGATTGGAGGAGGAACCAAATTGGTAACTAGAACACTAAAAGTCATTGTAATAGAGATTATTTCACTAAGCAGCATGCATGAGGCTAACATCTCTTTATGAATATATATCTAAAAAAAGATTTGCAGTATACATTTATTCCGAAGCAAATTTCATTACATTCAGTGTGttgtattcacacacacaaatgctcAAAGGATTGCAGCATTTGCATTCCAGCAGATACAATCTCAACATTGACCCTCCCTCTCCAGTTCTTCATCTCCTCCCGAAGTATATTTCTCTTCCAATTTGTCATCTTTTTCGTTTCCTAAAAAGGGATAGCCAGTATCTTGAGAAGAAGAATAAAAACATCACTGTCATGTTAACTTTGAAGGTTCCCATGATGACGACAAAGCTTTGTGGGAAATAACATGTATTACTCTTTCAGCTTTATTTATGTGTACATTTTCTCCATTTTTAGGTGTCATGGTTGCAAGAGGGCTTCTCGCCAATCCAGCCATGTTTGCAGGATATGAAGAAACACCTCCAGAATGTGTTCAAGACTGGGTTCATATCGCTCTTGAACATGGAACTCCTTTTACGTGTTTTCATCATCATTTAATGTACATGTTAGAAAGAATTACTTCAAAACAAGAGAAGAAGATTTTTAACGTTTTATCAAGTACATCTGCCGTTTTAGACTATCTTAGGGATAACTATGGTGTTCAGTAATGTTCTGGTAATTTAAATCATGTCAAGACTCCACTATTCCCATGCAAACCGATTTGTACATTTGGAATATTTATAtttgaaatatgtatatttttctACTCGGCGTCTTGCAGATATGCCTTTGCAATGTTTCACTACAGTTGTAATGTTAAAAGTTGTATTGTCTAATGGCTGCATTTAGATATAACATGAACAGGCTTCAGGTGAGTTTGTGAACTTTGTTagcaaaattttaatttttttattgtagtCATTCATTCTCTAAGATCATTGAAATGAAATATAATTCATGCTTACATTTTccaaaaaacactttcaaaaagacagaaaatatatttttttcctcaATTTCATTGGAACTATTCtatcttcagaaatgctaaagcTATTCCTAATATAGGAATATATGTATTCCTATattgcccccggtggtgcagtgggttaaactgctgagcttgttgactgaaaggccgcaggttcgaatccagggagcagtgtgagcttccactgttagccccagcttctgccaacctagcagttcaaaacatgcaaatatgagtagatcaataggtaccgctccggcaggaaggtaacagcgctccatgcagtcatgccggccacatgaccttggaggtttctaaggacaatgccggctcttcagcttagaaatggagatgagcaccaagccctagagttggacatgactagacttaatgtcagaggacaacctttacctttacctatattgcttgggtgtgtgtgcatgtatttgccttcaagtcaccttttatttatgaatttaatAAGGTTTTCTTTGGgaggaaatactcaaaaatagtttttttcagtttctttctctgaaatgtagCACTTGCTATTCAtttgtggtttcccatccaaatactaaccaggactggccctgcttagcattcaagatcagaGACATTTGGCCTTTCATTGACTTTGTTAGGTATTATCCTTTTGTACAGTAGTATCTGTTACCCCTGCGTCCCagcttgtacaggcagtccccaagttacaaacatgataagttctgaaggtttgttcttactgtaagttgaatttgtatgtaagttggaacagggacattttttcagtataactccagccatatatatgtgagcaagctttggatagcataagaaagagttaacacccctatagagtttgttttgctgtctgtgcctctgttcagaagatttcacctcactttctgtccctgtgattggattttgaaaaatttgacttgttgtggaaacaagaattggtgaaaaagcttcagcggagacatCTTTTCAGCAGTGAATTTCCTttttgaggggtagatttctctcacttcctgttgtcttacccttgttcttaactataagtcgttTGTAAGTTGTAAGTTTGTAAGTtgtctgtaactcagggattgcttGTATTAGACTCTTTCTCTTCCCTATTCCCCTAAATAATAATACActacaaaaacattttaatatattatttatttatttacattcttttatatttacttttatattccgcccttctcaccctgcaggggactcagggcggattacagtgtacccatatatggcaaacattcaatgccaatttttgacatacaagtatatacagacatacacagaggctatttaattttttctggccaccaggggagctgtcgctttcatcgttcatctgcgacgctgatgaagtacttccgcattccccgtatgcttccccgctggaatgctctgctggagtcttctttatggcctcataaattagttaatttagctttttttaaggtggtacctaattttcctacttgacagatgcaactgtctttcgggttgcaaaggtcgacaacaggctacacacaattggttggaaacccactccaacccgggctggcttcgaactcatgaccttttggtcagagtgatcttaatgcagctgacactcagccagctgcgccacaatcccggtgcataggAGATCCAATGAGGAAGCTCTTGACTTTTGCCTGCACTGGACCTCCTGACTGTGGAAGAACACAATACAATGCACATAACAATTGTATTCCAGATTGACTAATCCAAATCAATGCCTACCTCTGACAATTCATGTTCCCATGTCTGCTTAATCAGTTTACTAaggaaaatgtaaacaaacattAAAGCTGTTCAGGATGACTATTCTTCACACTGAAATTAGATATCTGGCATGCAAATTTAAT includes these proteins:
- the DUS4L gene encoding tRNA-dihydrouridine(20a/20b) synthase [NAD(P)+]-like isoform X1 — encoded protein: MWSENTCLSSPSREILQPPLRSPTDLFHSGHIVKICAPMVRYSKLPFRTLVRKYNCDLCYTPMIIAADFVRSEKARHSEFTTNQGDRPLIVQFAAKEAQVLADAACIVSPFADGIDLNCGCPQRWAMAEGYGACLINKPELVQDMVKLVKNQVENPLFSVSIKIRIHDDLKRTIDLCQKAEAAGVSWITVHGRNVEERHQPVHCDAIKIIKESLSIPVVANGDMKSLKDVEDVHQITGTDGVMVARGLLANPAMFAGYEETPPECVQDWVHIALEHGTPFTCFHHHLMYMLERITSKQEKKIFNVLSSTSAVLDYLRDNYGVQ